CAGGACCCAAAGGGGCGGCGATACCAGGTTCCAGGAGTAGGGGTTGTACTCCAGTGTGACACCATCTGGCTGGATCTGTGGAGGAAAGAGATGGCTAAATTCCCAGAGTCAGCTGGGTGGTGGGTGGAGTGGGGGAAGGTCATCCTGCTGGGTATTGCACAACCAGGCAAAACCCCCTGAGGTATGAAACTGTCAAGTCAGGGGTATGGAtgaagaaaccgaggctcagGAAAGGGACACATTTTTTGGAAGACCACAAAgtccttttctccctcttcccGGGCCTTTTCCTTTGGGAactgtcccctccctgcccctgacCAGGGGGTGACCCCGCTGCTCTCCACTCACCAGGAAGGGGCCGTGCTCTGTCAGGAGGCCGTCAAGGGAGCTACAGCCTGGCCCTCCATTGAGCCACAGAACCACAGGACTGCTCTTCGGATCCTTCTGGGACTCCACAAACCTGGGGGCCAGTCAGGCTAGGGTGGGTGCTGGTGCGGGGGACTGGGTGCAGCTCAGTCTTCCAGCCTTCCCTACTCCTGGATTtcctcagggatttttttttttcttcttcttcttcttaatcTCAGTTTGACGGCAGAGCATGCGAgttcttagtcccccaaccagggatggaaacccagTCCCCTGCAGCTGGAAGCACTGGAGCCTTAACCAGAGAACCCCCAGGTAAGTCCGATCCCTCAGGGGTCTTAAAgacacccccccccacacacacaccatcatctCCCCTCACGGTGGGCATTGCAGTGCCCCCCTCCCAACCCCGTCCGGGAAGAAAAGGCTGCAGACCAGTAGTGGAGGCGCTTGGAGCCGGAGCCTTTGAGGTAGCCGGAGTACTGGCGGAAAGAAGGCTGCTTGGCCAGCCCGGGCAGGAAGCAGATCTCGTCCTGGTCGGGGGCCCCTTCGCCCCCGGGCGCGCAGgcgagcagcagcagctgcagcaggaggAGAACCGGCGGCCACAGCGCGGCTCGGAACATCTGCGGCAGGAAGCGGGTGCCGGCTGTTGCCTCGCCCGCTCGGTGCTCGGCCGCCCCTGGCGGGGAGCTGGCGGCgcaccctccagggaagcccctgccttgCCCCAGCTCCCACCCGCCGTGCCTCCTCCGTCGCGCCCCGCCCGGGTGACTCCCGGATCGCCTCCAGCCTCCGGGATCGCTTCCAGCCTCCGGGATCCCTTCCAGCCCCGGGATCCCTCTCACCTCCGCTCCCTCGCGTCCTTGCTCTCCTGGAGATGCCGGCCCAGCGACGGGAAGTCATGTGTACTCCGAGTCACGTGTGCCCCGGCGTCACGTGACGGGCCGCCTCCTGCCCCTTTCTGGCCTCTATGGACCCAGGGGTACAGGACGGGGGCGGCGGAGGTTCCACCTCGGCGAAGGTCAGCGGGTTCGGCAGGTCGCATCCCGGGCGCCGGCGGTCAGATGACCCAAGCGTGGAAGGCCGGGACCCTCGAGCCTCCCGGGACTCGCTTCGAGGCGGGATGGCCGAGCTAGCGGCGCTAGGACCCCTGGGCAGAGCCTCGGGGAAGGGAGTCGGTGGGCGGAGGACAATACCTTACATGGTACACTACCCCACCGCCCCCGGCGGTCACCATCTGAGTCCGCTGCCCAAAATAGCCCCCGGCGCCCGCCGGTCTGCCCCATGGCCGGGAGATGGCTGCTGTCTCCGACCCCGTGGGGCTGGGTGCTCCGTGGGGACCGGCGCGCCCCGAGCCCCCTCCCACCCGCTTCCACCCAGTGCACGGTGCCAACATCCGCGTGGACCTCTCCGGGACGCGGGCCACACGCGTGGAGAGCTTCGCCCACGGTGTGTGCTTCAGTCGCGAGCCGCTGGCCCCCGGCCAGGTGTTCCTGGTGGAGATCGAGGAGAAAGAGCTGGGCTGGTGCGGGCACCTGCGCCTCGGCCTGACCGCGCTGGACCCCGCCAGTCTGGCCGCCGTGCCCGAGTTTTCGCTACCCGACCTGGTCAGCCTCGGGCACACCTGGGTCTTCGCCATCACGCGCCATCATAACCGCGTGCCCCGGGAGGGCCGGCCGGAGGCAGAGGCCCTGGCCCCGAGTCGCCCCCCAGCCCTCCTGGTGGAACCGTATCTCTGCATCGAGCAGTTTCGTATTCCCCGCGATCGCCTGGTCGGCCGCAGCCGGCCGGGTTTGTACAGCCATCTCTTGGATCAGCTCTATGAGCTGAATGTGCTGCCTCCGACCGCGCGCCGCAGCCGCCTGGGCGTTCTCTTCTGCCCGCGCCCGGACGGCACAGCTGACATGCATATCGTCATCAACGGCGAGGACATGGGCCCCAGCGCCCGGGGGCTGCCAGCCGCCCAGCCCCTCTACGCGGTGGTGGACGTCTTCGCCTCCACCAAGAGCGTGCGCTTGATCCAGCTGGAGTATGGCTGTAGGTATCCCATCCTCTGGGCAGCGACCCCTCCTGGGCCCCAGTGGGGACAGGAACCTGCTAGGACTTCTGAACCAGCTGGCAAGACCTTGGTCTGTCCAGCGTTGCTTTAGAAGTTGGggaacctgggacttccctggtggtccagtggctaggactccatgggcccaatgcaggggactgggattccatccctggtcagggaactggatcccacgtgccacagctaggagtttgcgtgctgcaactaagacctggcacagccaaataaatacataaatattaaaaaaaaaaaaaaaggtggagggGGGATTCTGACTTCAGATTCTGCCTCTGCctgtggccttggacaagtcaGTTCCCCTGGCTTTGGGCCTCAATTTACCCACCTTGGCTGTGATTGATTAGGATGTCCTCTAAATCCTCTTTCTAGCTTTGCcaattattttctgtattaacCTAGGGCATGAATTCTAAACCAATTTTAGATTTTGGTCCTCTGAGAATTATGTCTATTAGACAAATACTCATCAATTTGAGTATACAGAGTTTAAAGGCATCACCTCTCAACTCCTGAGAGCTTCTGAATCCTGAGGTCTGGTTCATGATAGCACCATTAAGCCCCTTTATTTATACATCTgagcgtgtgtgtgcgtgtgcactcagtcgcctccgactctttgcggccctatggaccgcagcccaccaggcttctctgtccatgggattttccaggcaagaatactggagtgggttgccatgccttcctccaggggatcctcctgacccagggatggaacctacagcTTCTGCAGTTCCtgtgttggcaagtggattctttaccactgaaccgccTGGGAATCCATACATCCGAATTCACATTTTATGGTTTCAGTAGACGAGAACCCTCTCTGTGCCAGGTCTGTGCTGGAGGCTGGGGTTGCGCAGGTTTATCAGACACTACCCCTGCCCCCAGAAGCTGataagggaggggaagggagcaggGTGATGTTATCAAGGAGACAGAGCTGCAGTGTTGGGGAAGTGCTGCGCAATCATGTAAACAGCCCCGAGCCAGAGAGTGAAGGGACCAAGACCTTGATCTGGGTTCCGGCCTTGGCTTCCCGCGCCGCGCCCCCCGCCACCCGGTTGCTTTTGCCTTAGACAGCCTTCTCTCCACAGTGCCGTCGCTGCAGACCCTGTGCCGCCTGGTGATCCAGAGGAGCGTGGTGCACCGGTTGGCCATTGATGGGCTCCACTTGCCCAAAGGACTTAAGGATTTCTGCAAGTATGAGTGAAGGCCTGCACCGCCCTGGAGCAGGGCCATGCATCCTGGCCCCAGAGGCATGCCTGCCCTGAAGCTGGCCATGCTGCTGCCAGCCAGGATGGAAATAAACACAGCCGATGTTGCCACTGATCCTTGGAGGGTCTCCTTGCCCCTGAAGTCTGTGAGGGGCATTTCTTTTAGAATCACTGGGGCTCAGCAGGGCAGGTGAGAGAAAGACCATTTTGACATCACCTAGACCAGTGACTCCTAGCCTGACTACTCGTGATCTAAGATAGATTGCCAGCGCTCCGGGCCCTGTCTCCAGAGATTCTCATTTGATTTGTCAAAGGACATTGTTTTTGCAAAAGTTCCCCTCGAGATACTAAGGAATAGCCAGGGTTAAGAAGCATTTCCCTCAAACATTTCAAACATTTCcctatattttcaaataatattttaaaaatactgctaaCTGggtctgaccctgggattctgaTTTAGTTAACCCCAGAATAAGGCTGAGCATCAGGATTTCTAAAAGCTTCCAAGAGAATCTAATGTGCAGCCTGGGGTGAGAACCAATGCCCTAGACCAACTAcatcatttcacagatgggaagtgGAAGCCCAGGGATGGGAACGTGTTTGTCTAAGGACACAAGCAAATGAATGAACACAGGGTGTTTCCTCCTCACACGCTACAGGGCACAAAGCACCCGACTCCTTTGGCATCTCTGATCATTTCTTCCATACAAATGATCTCATTTGAACCTTCATAACTTCTGGTGAAGTAGTGGGCAGTCATTtcccccatcttacagatgaggatatCAAGGAACAGAACTGTccaggtgacttgcccaaggtaaaGGCAAGAACCTAGAATGCCCAGTTCCTGGTCCAGCACTCTTTTAGCGCCATCCATGTACAGGTTCTAGAATGAACAGGTCAATCCTGTGAGGGGGGTTCC
The Bos indicus x Bos taurus breed Angus x Brahman F1 hybrid chromosome 13, Bos_hybrid_MaternalHap_v2.0, whole genome shotgun sequence genome window above contains:
- the NEURL2 gene encoding neuralized-like protein 2, translated to MAAVSDPVGLGAPWGPARPEPPPTRFHPVHGANIRVDLSGTRATRVESFAHGVCFSREPLAPGQVFLVEIEEKELGWCGHLRLGLTALDPASLAAVPEFSLPDLVSLGHTWVFAITRHHNRVPREGRPEAEALAPSRPPALLVEPYLCIEQFRIPRDRLVGRSRPGLYSHLLDQLYELNVLPPTARRSRLGVLFCPRPDGTADMHIVINGEDMGPSARGLPAAQPLYAVVDVFASTKSVRLIQLEYGLPSLQTLCRLVIQRSVVHRLAIDGLHLPKGLKDFCKYE